The Sphingomonas aliaeris genome segment GAGGCGTTCCGCCGCGAGGATCGTCTTCACCCCGTCGAAGCAGGTTTCCACATGGTCGTTGACCAGGACGTAGTCGTACCCGTCCCAATGGCTGACCTCGTTCGCGGCGCGGTCCATGCGGGCGTCGATGACTTCCATCGCGTCAGTGCGGCGGTCGATCAGGCGCTGGCGCAGGACGGGCATCGACGGTGGCAGGATGAAGACGCGGACGACATCGCCGCCGGCCAGCTGGTGCAATTGCTGCGCACCCTGCCAGTCGATGTCGAACAGGATGTCCTTGCCCTGTTCCAGCACGTTCCAGACCTGCGCCTTGGGCGTGCCGTAACGATGGCCGAAGACATGCGCCCATTCGAGGAATTCGTGATTGGCGACCATCTCGCGAAACGTTTCGAGATCGGTGAAGTGATAATGGACGCCGTCCACCTCGCCTGGGCAGATCGGCCGCGTCGTGTAGGAGATCGACACGACGAGTTCGGGGTTCGATTCGAGCAGCTTGCCTGCGATCGTCGATTTGCCCGCGCCCGAAGGCGAGGACAGTACGAACATCATCCCCCGGCGTTTGAAACCGTGGGGATCTTCGGGGTCGATCGTCTTTGCGGAATCCGGCATGGGCGCTAGTGGCGGCGTGACGGGGCGTCCGTCAAGTCATGCGCGCATCGCCATGCCAGATTCGAGGCCGCGGATCAGACCGTTCGCCGGGACTCGCGGTGCCGGTCATAGGCCTTTTTCGCGACATAGGCGCCGCCGAGCGCGAGGCCGAGCGGACCCATGCGGGTCAGCACGCGACTGGCGATCATGCCGATCGCGGCGCCTTTCAGCCCGCTGTCACCGTTGCGACGATCGATCTCAGCGCCGATCAGGGACCCCAGAATACCGCGAATCATGCACCTTCTCCATTTCCGAATGCTTTGTTCTTGAGTTCGGCCGCACCGCGCAAGACGGCCCAGCCGACCGCGTAAGTCACCGCGAGCGGCAGAACGACCTTCAGCACATTGGCGGTGATCGCACCGATGATCGCGCCGTCCGCCGCACCGTCGTCGCCACTCATCGCGTCGATCCCGCCGCCGATCAGCGCACCAATGGTCGTTGCACTCACGTTCTGTTCCCTCGCATCGTTCGGACAGCATAAAGCGCGAGGGGGGCGGGAGTTCCGTTACCGATCCTCCCCGGCACGGGGATGGGGATCGGCCGGCTCCTTCAGCCGGGTGGTGGAGGGGGTTCTCCGCGAGTGGATCACTGGTGGAGAACCCCCTCCACCATTCGCTGAATGCTCATGGTCCCCCTCCCCGTGCCGGGGAGGAACTAGACCATATCCTCGGGGCGGACGACGCGATCGAACGTGGCTTCGTCGACCAGGTTGAGCGCGAGCCCCGCCTCGCGCAGCGTCAGCCCTTCGGCATGCGCATGCTTGGCGATCTTCGCGGCATTGTCATATCCGATTTCGGGCGCGAGCGCGGTGACGAGCATCAGCGACCGTTCGACCAGATCGGCGATCCGCGCGCGATCGGGCTCCAGCCCGTCGACGCAGCGTTCC includes the following:
- the gmk gene encoding guanylate kinase, whose product is MPDSAKTIDPEDPHGFKRRGMMFVLSSPSGAGKSTIAGKLLESNPELVVSISYTTRPICPGEVDGVHYHFTDLETFREMVANHEFLEWAHVFGHRYGTPKAQVWNVLEQGKDILFDIDWQGAQQLHQLAGGDVVRVFILPPSMPVLRQRLIDRRTDAMEVIDARMDRAANEVSHWDGYDYVLVNDHVETCFDGVKTILAAERLKRSRQTGIIGFIRKLLR